One Thermus sp. CCB_US3_UF1 DNA window includes the following coding sequences:
- a CDS encoding type II toxin-antitoxin system RatA family toxin → MPEVRAERFIPASPKKVYALAKDLEGLKPYLKEVESLKVLAQEGNRTRSEWVAVAMGKKVRWLEEEEWDDQNLKNRFFSPEGDFDRYEGTWVFLPEGEGTRVVLTLTYELTIPIFGGLLQKLVQKLMQENVESLLKGLEERVQAA, encoded by the coding sequence ATGCCCGAGGTGCGCGCGGAACGCTTCATCCCAGCTTCCCCCAAGAAGGTGTACGCCCTGGCCAAGGACCTGGAGGGGCTCAAGCCCTACCTGAAGGAGGTGGAGAGCCTGAAGGTCCTGGCCCAGGAGGGCAACCGTACCCGGAGCGAATGGGTGGCGGTGGCCATGGGCAAGAAGGTCCGCTGGCTGGAGGAGGAGGAGTGGGACGACCAGAACCTGAAAAACCGCTTCTTCTCCCCCGAGGGGGATTTTGACCGTTACGAGGGTACCTGGGTCTTCCTGCCCGAAGGGGAGGGAACCCGGGTGGTCCTCACCCTCACCTACGAGCTCACCATCCCCATCTTTGGCGGGCTTCTGCAGAAGCTGGTGCAGAAGCTGATGCAGGAAAACGTGGAAAGCCTCCTCAAGGGGCTGGAGGAGCGGGTTCAGGCCGCCTAG
- a CDS encoding RsmB/NOP family class I SAM-dependent RNA methyltransferase, giving the protein MKAKNPRALALALLLEVDRGGRAQLLLDRALDRLDWPERDKAYTTHLVYGALRRLRLLDFLLEPWMERPQDLPPGVRWILRLGALEWLLGKPDHARVSPWVEEAKGVAPRLAGLVNAVLRRLQPREAPECVGLSLPEWLCQAWRGFYGGLDFAQGFNEPAPLFLTAYRPVAGLKPGPLPDSYLWEGPKTDFSAQGLQPQNPASLLAAQLLDPRPGEKVLDLCGGAGLKAFYLAAKGAEVVSYDLNPKRQEAGRKTAARLGLRVAYRTQDLTLPLPQKAPKVLLDAPCTGTGTFRTHPELRYRLAPGDPARMAELQLRLLETAAQATEEGGRLVYAVCSLTEEEGEGVARAFLARHPHFRPEPVPCPLPVLKEGVGVYVAPQGGLDGFYYLCLRRVNSGV; this is encoded by the coding sequence TTGAAGGCGAAGAACCCCAGGGCCTTGGCCCTGGCCCTTCTCCTGGAGGTGGACCGGGGGGGCAGGGCCCAGCTCCTTTTGGACCGGGCCTTGGACCGGCTGGACTGGCCGGAGCGGGACAAGGCCTACACCACCCACCTGGTCTACGGGGCCTTGCGGCGCCTGCGGCTTCTGGACTTCCTCCTGGAGCCCTGGATGGAGCGACCCCAGGATCTACCCCCAGGGGTGCGCTGGATCCTCCGCCTGGGAGCCTTGGAGTGGCTTCTCGGCAAGCCGGACCACGCCCGGGTAAGCCCCTGGGTGGAAGAGGCCAAGGGGGTGGCCCCCCGCTTGGCCGGCCTGGTGAACGCCGTCCTGCGCCGCCTGCAGCCCCGGGAGGCCCCGGAGTGCGTGGGCCTTTCCCTGCCCGAATGGCTTTGCCAGGCCTGGCGGGGTTTTTACGGCGGCCTGGACTTCGCCCAAGGCTTCAACGAGCCTGCCCCCCTATTCCTCACCGCCTACCGGCCCGTGGCCGGCCTGAAGCCGGGACCCCTTCCCGACAGTTACCTTTGGGAAGGGCCCAAGACGGATTTTTCCGCCCAAGGCCTGCAGCCGCAAAACCCCGCCTCCCTCTTGGCCGCGCAGCTCCTTGACCCTAGGCCTGGGGAAAAGGTCCTGGACCTTTGCGGCGGGGCGGGCCTCAAGGCCTTTTACCTGGCGGCCAAGGGGGCTGAGGTGGTCTCCTACGACCTGAACCCCAAGCGGCAGGAGGCCGGGCGGAAGACGGCGGCCAGGCTGGGCCTCCGGGTGGCCTACCGTACCCAGGACCTCACCCTTCCCCTGCCGCAAAAGGCCCCAAAGGTCCTCCTGGATGCCCCCTGCACCGGTACCGGGACCTTCCGTACCCATCCGGAGCTGCGCTACCGCCTTGCCCCTGGGGACCCCGCCCGCATGGCCGAGCTCCAACTCAGGCTCCTGGAGACGGCGGCCCAGGCCACCGAGGAAGGGGGAAGGCTGGTCTATGCCGTCTGCAGCCTCACCGAGGAGGAGGGCGAAGGGGTGGCCCGGGCTTTTTTGGCCCGGCACCCCCATTTCCGCCCCGAACCCGTTCCCTGCCCGTTGCCGGTGCTCAAGGAGGGGGTTGGGGTCTACGTGGCCCCCCAGGGCGGTTTGGACGGGTTTTATTACCTCTGCCTGCGCAGGGTAAACTCTGGTGTATGA
- a CDS encoding stage V sporulation protein S, which yields METLRVSSKSRPNSVAGAIAALLRTKGEVEVQAIGPQAVNQAVKAIAIARGYIAPDNLDLVVKPAFVKLDLENEERTALKFSIKAHPLES from the coding sequence GTGGAAACGTTGCGCGTCTCTTCCAAGTCCCGCCCCAACTCCGTGGCCGGTGCCATCGCCGCGCTTTTGCGCACCAAGGGGGAGGTAGAGGTGCAGGCCATCGGGCCCCAGGCGGTCAACCAGGCGGTGAAGGCCATCGCCATCGCCCGCGGCTACATCGCCCCCGACAACCTGGACCTGGTGGTCAAGCCCGCCTTTGTGAAGCTGGACCTGGAGAACGAGGAGCGAACCGCCCTCAAGTTCAGCATCAAGGCTCATCCCCTGGAGTCTTGA
- the proC gene encoding pyrroline-5-carboxylate reductase — protein MKLVFLGLGKMGRSILKGALGRGFLRPEEVGVVGRTPERTRELAQAFGIRPLAWKDLPEAERILLAVQPRDFPHLAPDAAFPGVGYISIMAGVSTAVLARRLDNRRVVRAMPNVAAAIGESSTALTALREARQAGDLEFARALFATVGDVYEIPEHLFDPFTAMSASAPAYLAVVAEALADAGVKMGMPRALALRLAAEALAATGELLKDRHPGQLKDEVASPGGTTIHGLHALEARALRAAFYEAVEAATRRGHELGEVE, from the coding sequence ATGAAGCTGGTGTTCCTGGGCCTGGGCAAGATGGGCCGCAGCATCCTCAAGGGGGCCTTGGGCCGGGGGTTTTTACGACCGGAGGAGGTGGGGGTGGTGGGGCGCACCCCGGAGCGCACCCGGGAGCTGGCCCAGGCCTTCGGCATCCGCCCTTTGGCCTGGAAGGACCTGCCCGAGGCGGAGCGCATCCTCCTGGCCGTCCAGCCCCGGGACTTCCCCCATCTGGCCCCAGACGCGGCTTTCCCCGGGGTGGGGTACATCTCCATCATGGCGGGGGTGTCCACCGCGGTCTTGGCCCGCCGGCTGGATAACCGCCGGGTGGTGCGGGCCATGCCCAACGTGGCCGCGGCCATCGGGGAAAGCTCCACCGCCCTCACCGCCCTTAGGGAGGCGCGGCAAGCAGGGGATTTGGAGTTCGCCCGGGCCCTTTTTGCCACCGTGGGGGATGTGTACGAGATTCCCGAGCACCTTTTTGATCCCTTTACCGCCATGTCCGCCTCTGCCCCCGCCTACCTGGCGGTGGTGGCCGAGGCCCTGGCGGACGCCGGGGTGAAGATGGGAATGCCCCGGGCCTTGGCCCTGCGCCTGGCGGCCGAGGCCCTGGCGGCCACGGGGGAGCTCCTCAAGGACCGGCACCCTGGGCAGCTCAAGGACGAGGTGGCCAGCCCCGGGGGGACCACCATCCACGGCCTCCACGCCCTCGAGGCCCGCGCCCTCCGCGCCGCCTTCTACGAGGCGGTGGAGGCGGCCACCCGGCGGGGGCACGAGCTGGGGGAGGTGGAGTAG